The following is a genomic window from Solanum stenotomum isolate F172 chromosome 4, ASM1918654v1, whole genome shotgun sequence.
CAGATCCTTTAGTTGGCTTTTGCAGAAActccaaattgaaaaaattgatgttACGAAGAAGACGATAGAGTTTTCTGGATAACTATTGTGACCGAACCAAACTTTAAAGAAGTAGTCTCATGGGttggattttttaaattttataaccCAAGCTCATCCTTTGaattttgtcttcttttatCACGGTGtgaaaataatggaaaaaaaacGCGATTTATTGTTAACAGAGCAAATTCTTTGCTGATCGAGAAAAGATTTGTTGCAGAATTAagtgagaaagaaagagaggagagagacAGAGAAATAGTAATAACCATGGTTAATGATATTTGACCATGGTTTAAAGGTTGCTTTATTTAAACAAATATGAACCATTAGATTTTAAAATTGACAGAtgtcattaaattaaatatgcacTGGACCAACTGAAGAGATTAGTGTACTGGAGAGGAGCCTCTTCCCTCATTTTATAGAGTcttacaaaatttcaatgtctacaataAATTATAGTGTATTACTCTTTTATATAACCATCTCACATAGTACGGACAATCTCATCACATTTAGCATGTATTTCTCATTATAAATAtcgaaaaagggtcaaaaataccatTAAACTATTCGAatagctcatatatacccttaaactatatttcagctcaaaactaccctttcaGTCAAACTATTGGATCAAAAGTACCTTTCTTATTAATGGAAGTTGTTAAATATCATGTGGATGCCACATTGCATGCCAAttcaaattactttttttttcactgTCACATGGACTAAATCCCTAAATCTTAATTACTCCTTTTTTTCCcctcatttcattattttccagAAACTATTTCACCCTTCTCCCTCATTGAAGTATGTTATTGAACAAGTAAACTTTATCACCGCTAACCAGAAAGCATTCAGCAATAGAACACCAACAATCGTAACTTGATAAACTAATTTGTAAAATGAGGAACATTAACAGTGGAAGTAAATATTTGAACTTCATACAAAATATGTTGAGCACAAAACACACTACTCCAAATACAAAACCCCCCACCAGCTTGTTGTTTGTTAAAAACTAGTAGAATTGGTCAATAGCTGGAAATAAACTAAGTAAAGAACTAATGAAGAAATAGAGAAACTAGAAATAAACTTCACAAAAGCTGAAAATAAACTTCACAAAAGCTGGACATAAACTAAGTAAAGAACTAATGAAGAAATGCATTAGCAAACATTAAGTAAAAACTGGAAATAAGCATCACAAAATCTGGACAAAAATGAAACTTCAATGAGGGAGAAGGGGTGAAAttgtttatgaaaaataatgaaatgaggAGATAAAAAGAGTAATTAGGATTTACGGATTTAAgactcatttgttttcattaagattaagacgtcTAAATCTGAATGcacatctgaatattaagatgttaTTTCTAGATTTGAACACTGAATAACTAAGATCGTTTGTTATTCAATATCTGAATGtacataatttatattattttaaataataaatattttttttaattaaatcaacTTTCAAGTTTCTCACATTCTTTTTGGCACATTACACTATGAAGTCAACATTTCCCTTTGCTGTAGCATTCCACATTCATCAACAAATTGAGCTTTTAACATCTccattaaaatcaatttttagctCCAAAACTCAAATTCCAAAGAcgagaaagaagaaaacaaattcAATTTAATTCCCAAAATTCACCCGTCCGCGTATTTACGCTATCGGAGAACCCACAAGCTTTGTCCACGTATGGTAGCATCTAGCGAAGCAATTATCGATGCATTTTAAGAAAAAGTTCAAGCTCTTATAGATCTTGTTCATGATTTTTTCCATGGAATGATTAATAGTTAGTATCCTCAAGTCATCGATTTAATATTTTCGTCAATAAATTCagttatatatgttttttgGCAAATGGTGGTGTAGTGATTTGGAAGACGAAAGAGTTACCAAGCAAGATATAAGTAAAATGAAAGTGCAGGTTAGTAATGGTGTAATGGGTGTGGTGAGTTTGCAGGAAAagtggagaagaagagaaatgaattagaatttattactccctccgtccctttttagttgttcactttagaaatggcacacagattaaggcaacaatgattagcacagtgaagttacaattttacccttatgacaacttttcacttcaaaattacaaccacttatttgaattaaagtgaaataaattggagggaaacaacatacacttttacaattttcaagaagtgtaaataagggtataataggaaaaaatttgttgtcctttcttgatttgtcaaaatggacaactaaatagggacaaccaaataaagaaatatggacaagtaaatagggacggaggaagtattaaagaaaatgaagagcACTAAAAATAGAGATCTGAACGATTTTCAGACTCTATACTAAGTCTGACTCAGTCAGAGGCTTTCAGAGGAATTAAGTGGTTAGATTGAATCAAAACAAATGCACTTAATAGGTTGAAGTCCGAACAATTCAGATTCAGACCTTTATTAAGTGCAAATAAATGAGGTTTTAGTCTATGTGGCAGTGAAAAAAAGAGTAATTAGTATTGACATGCAATGTGTCATTCACATGGCATTTAATGCGGAAGTCCCTTTTAAATTAAATCACTGATCAGTTTACAGCAACAACAACGAAGTCAAGAAAATCACTCCATTTTGAGgatttttatgtgtttcttCAAATAATGAATAgagtatttaaaattttaaaaatttctacTCAATGATTAGATAGTGATGATCTATTCTTTGCTAATTTTAACAGATTTTTATCTTTGAAAGTCGATGGCGGTTGAATGACGGAAAGCTTATGAAGAAACAATGGAGGGTGGTGGTCCAACGGTGTTTCTATTGTGTGTGATGCCTTAACACAttgaatttttatctttagTTTTTAGATattgttaaaattattatgATACATATTTAAAGTGTAACATTTGTTTGCTAATAATGGATGTTATAAAATTATTGTTCATTTTATTGTTGATATAATTGATGTGATTAGGCATATAATATCAATGAAACTGAAAAATTCGAAATAAATAGTTTTGAAGATTTGTACATGCatgaataaaattaaagttagaaaataagttaaattttttagaaGGTAATGCATTTAATTCATTACTTCAGAAGCtaatgaattattaatttatctataCATCCTTTTACATATTGTTTCTCTActatagattttaaaaaaaatacatatgttgatgctcatattaattatgtatttatagttgagataataatttcaatttaaattcataaaatttaaatcttgaatttacCGCTTATAAAAAgcaactaataaaaaaataacataacttTACTGGGTGACTGATTGATAACTATAGGAAAATTGTCCATTGAATGGAGCTCAGTAGTCTCAAGCAATTTTTTTAACTCTTACAATGAAATTGACtatgttgtatatatacatgttaTATTGACAAATTGACATGTGCTATCAACATAAACACTTGCTTCTGGCCAAAGCATTTTCTAATGTACTGTGtaattactatttttatatagTGGACTATTTATTGTTGGCCCAGACTTAACTGTGGTCACACTATAATTTGTAGGATGATAAACATAACTACTCCCTCCGTATTAATTTGTATGTACTAAAAGAATATTCgtaattctttaatttcaatttctccacatatttaagaccataaaatgaacaaatatttttgatatgaTATATCATTCatttaaaaccacaaaattcaaaacaaatgTTTCTACTTTTAAACTTGTATCAAGCAAACATGACGAACAAATTTAAAACAGAGagaatattttattagaaaaaattgaGCAAATACGTAGTAGCTATTTAGGTAGACttcaaaattatgtaaaaaaaaacaacttgtTGAGCAAAGTATCCCACATTAGCATCGTCCAAAAAAGAGTCGCACCTCAAGGGGTGTGATGTAGAACCTGGCTAGTGGCtaacaatattatattaaagtttcatcaactcttatgaAGGCATAAAATTCACCTTTGTACTATCCTTTTTGTTATTTTCGTTCACATGCAAGATGACAATCATAAAAGTGTCATGGTTTCCAGAGGATGGTTGTTTCTGCAATCATAGAAGTTACCACATAAGGATCCATGTTTGAAGAAGGCCTTCTATCCTCCAAGTATCCCTTTCCTGCTTTCTGTGTGTCCCTTCCGATCCTTATCGATGCTCCACGATCAGCAATTCCCTATGTAAAAGATCGATAACACAAATCATGTCAAAGAACTACATTGACCACACCCTAAAAGCAATATCTACATTGATCGATCGATCAATAAACAGAACTTGTCTTAGGTCACAAGTGTTATTACAAAATTGAAGGTGTTAATGTAAGCTGTTTCATGCTCTCCTGTGAGACGACGTTCGTTGCCAACCCCATAAGCAGCAATATGTTCCTTGTGCCTCTTGCCTAGCTTCTCAATGGCCTTGTTTATTACTTCTAGCCCTCCATCAGCCCTCATAGACTTGGTACTAATCACAACAACAATATGTCAAGCCAAACTCTTTTTTACCTTTCATTGGAAGTTACCCGGGATGAGGGAGATGAACGTATGTATCAACGGAAAATGTACCTGTAATTTGTATGAGCACCAGTACCATTGCAATCACCCTGCCACGAGACGTATGCTAAGATATAATATGacatatatttatgtaaaagaTTAAACAGAACCTAACCTCAACAGGTTTTGGATCAAAAGAAACAATTACACCAGCTGCTTCTGCAATCCTCTGTTAGAACCACAAACAAGGAAACGTAAACGttggtttttaaaattttctattaGCTTTAGCTGGAAGGTGAAAGAGAACTACCACTAGAATGTAACGTGCAACCCAAAGGTCATCACAAGGAGAAATGCCTACTGTTGGTCCAACATATAGTTTCACTCACAAACAATCTcattgaagtgtgtgaccatctcatctcaCAGTTTATGTTGTTAGAGAAAGCGCACTTCTATTATTAAATTGTATTCTCAATACCTCCTCACGTGTAGACCTGATCTTTTTTATGGACCAAACACgtggaaattctttttgataatGGGTGATGAGAGgtatgctttgataccatgttgaagTATATGACCATCTAAAGGTTTAAGTTGTTAGAGAGACcacatttttgttatttaattgtattctcAACTGACTTGAACCAAATAACATTGCAGGCTTAATGCTAGTAGAATCGAGATACCCTGCCCTCTGAGCCGGACATGAGAGTTTCCCCTCATCCAGTTCTAGCTTCTCCATTTGATGCTTCCCTATAATATCCTCCCTTTACGACATCATGGGAATTCACATGaaagctttttttttctttttagttttacCTGGCCTGCCATAACTTCAGCATTGATTCCACCAATGTTGACACCAGCGTATAAACAAGCTTTGTAGTGTGAGTCGACAATATCCCGGCCAAAGGCTTTTTCTGCACCAACACCACAGTAGTATGGTCCCTATTACCAATACACGGCACAAGAAAAGTATTATGTTTCCAAACAGATATTTGTTTATGAACCAAGAAAACTAGGAACTTCAAGAAAAGCTTCTTATCACACTACCTGAGGTCCACGATATCCTCCAATTGGCCAACCAAGTGGCCAATTCAGATTTTTCTGCAACAAAGTGTACTCCTGCTCTATACCAAACCTATCATAGAGAATAATGGAAGTTATTGAGGATGAATTTGAAGATGACATACACACAAACAAATTAACTGCATCTTCGGAAAATAGGTTATTGGACAATGACAATAGTATTAGTAAAGTAATATATAGAATATGTCCCTGAAGCTAGTACTGTAAATGGATAAGCTTTGGTCGAACT
Proteins encoded in this region:
- the LOC125861286 gene encoding glutamine synthetase cytosolic isozyme-like; translation: MSLLDLLNLDLSECHKTNKSKIIAEYIWIDGSGMNLRSKGRTLHGPVTNPSQIPKWNYDGSSTGQAPGEDSEVILYPQAIYKDPFRRRNHILVMCDAYTPAGEPIPTNKRFNAVKIFSHPEVLTEEPWFGIEQEYTLLQKNLNWPLGWPIGGYRGPQGPYYCGVGAEKAFGRDIVDSHYKACLYAGVNIGGINAEVMAGQDIIGKHQMEKLELDEGKLSCPAQRAGYLDSTSIKPAMLFGSMKLYVGPTVGISPCDDLWVARYILVRIAEAAGVIVSFDPKPVEGDCNGTGAHTNYSTKSMRADGGLEVINKAIEKLGKRHKEHIAAYGVGNERRLTGEHETAYINTFNFGIADRGASIRIGRDTQKAGKGYLEDRRPSSNMDPYVVTSMIAETTILWKP